A stretch of DNA from Methylobacterium sp. CB376:
GCTCGATCAGCCGCTTCAGGCGGTTGTTGCGGTTGATGACGCGCCGGTAGAGGTCGTTGAGGTCGGAGGTCGCGAAGCGGCCGCCGTCCAGGGGCACCAGCGGCCGCAGGTCCGGCGGGATCACCGGCACGACCGTCAGGATCATCCATTCCGGCTTGTTGCCCGAGAGCTGGAACGCCTCGATGATCTTGAGGCGCTTGAGCAGCTTCTTGGGCTTCAGGTCGGAAGTGGTCGTGGCGATCTCCTGGCGCAGGTCGGCCGCGATCTTCTCCAGGTTGAGGTCCTGGAGGATGCGCCGGATCGCCTCGGCGCCGATCATCGCCGTGAAGGAATCCTCGCCGTACTCCTCCTGCGCGCGCAGGTACTCCTCCTCCGAGAGGAGCTGACGCTCCTTGAGGGGGGTGAGGCCCGGCTCGATGACGACGTAGGACTCGAAGTAGAGGATGCGCTCCAGGTCCTTGAGCGCCATGTCGAGCAGCAGGCCGATGCGGCTCGGCAGGGACTTCAGGAACCAGATATGGGCCACGGGCGCCGCGAGCTCGATGTGGCCCATGCGGTCGCGCCGCACGCGCGCGAGGGTGACCTCGACGCCGCACTTCTCGCAGATGACGCCCTTGTACTTCATCCGCTTGTACTTGCCGCACAAGCACTCGTAATCCTTGATCGGCCCGAAGATCCGCGCGCAGAACAGGCCGTCCCGCTCCGGCTTGAAGGTCCGATAGTTGATGGTCTCGGGCTTCTTGATCTCACCGTAGGACCAAGACAGGATCTTCTCAGGCGACGAGATCGAGATCTTGATCTGGTCGAAGCTCTGAGGCTGAGCCTGCTGGTTGAAAAGATTCATGACCTCTTGGTTCATGATCATCTCCTTGAAGCGGACGTGTCACCCGGGGCGGGTGGGGTGACGCGTCGCGCTTGAACTCCGCGAAGGGTCGTGTCTCCCGCAGACCGGGAGGCGCCCCCCGGCCGGGCCGGGAGGCGTGAGCGGGCGCGCGAGGCCGCGGGATCGCTCCCGCGTCGCGCCCGCCGCGTCGGGTCGGTCCTACTCGGCCGCCTCCGGCGGCGCCTCGAGCTGGTCGTTGGCGGCGCGCTTGGAGGAGATCAGCTCGACGTTGAGGCCGAGCGAGCGCATCTCCTTCACCAGCACGTTGAAGCTCTCCGGGATACCGGCCTCGAAGGTGTCGTCCCCGCGCACGATGGCCTCGTAGACCTTGGTGCGGCCGGCGACGTCGTCCGACTTGACCGTGAGCATCTCCTGCAGCGTGTAGGCCGCCCCGTAGGCTTCGAGCGCCCAGACCTCCATCTCGCCGAAGCGCTGGCCGCCGAACTGCGCCTTGCCGCCCAGCGGCTGCTGGGTGACGAGCGAGTAGGGGCCGATCGACCGGGCGTGGATCTTGTCGTCCACGAGGTGGTGCAGCTTGAGCATGTAGATGTAGCCCACCGTGACCTTGCGGTCGAAGGGCTCGCCGGTGCGCCCGTCGTAGAGCGTCGACTGCCCCGAACGGTCGAGCCCGGCCATCTCCAGCATCGCCTCGATGTCGGCCTCCTTGGCGCCGTTGAAGACCGGCGTCGCCATCGGCACGCCGCGGCGCAGGTTGTTGCCGACCTCGGCGAGTTCGCGATCCGACAGGCCCTCCAGCTCGGAGGGGCTGTAGATCCGGCTCATCTGCTCGCGCAGGGGCTGCGCGTCCTGATTGCGCAGGTAGGCGTCGACCGCCTGCGCCACCTGGCGCCCGAGCCCGGCGGCCGCCCAGCCGAGATGGGTCTCGAGGATCTGCCCGACATTCATGCGGCTCGGCACGCCGAGCGGGTTGAGCACGATGTCCGCGTGCGTGCCGTCCTCCAGGAACGGCATGTCCTCGATCGGCACGATCCGGGACACCACGCCCTTGTTGCCGTGGCGGCCCGCCATCTTGTCGCCGGGCTGGATCTTGCGCTTCACCGCCACGAAGACCTTGACCATCTTCATGACGCCGGGGGGCAGTTCGTCGCCGCGCTGCAGCTTCTCGACCTTGTCGAGGAAGCGCTGCTCCAGGCGCTTCTTCGACTCGTCGTACTGCTTCTGCATCGCCTCGATCTCGGTCATCATCCGATCGTCGACGACCGCGAACTGCCACCATTGCGAGCGGGGATAGTCGGCCAGCACCTCGCGGGTGAGGAGCGTGTCCTTCTTGAACCCCTTCGGGCCGGCGACCGGGGACTGCCCCACCAGCACGTCGGCGAGGCGCGCGTAGGTGTTGCGGTCGAGGATCGCCTGCTCGTCGTCCCGGTCCTTGGCGAGGCGCTCGATCTCCTCGCGCTCGATGGCCTGGGCGCGCTCGTCCTTGTCGACGCCGTGCCGGTTGAACACCCGCACCTCGACGATGGTGCCGGTGACGCCCGGGGGCACGCGCAGGGAGGTGTCGCGCACGTCCGAGGCCTTCTCGCCGAAGATGGCGCGCAGGAGCTTCTCCTCCGGCGTCATCGGGCTCTCGCCCTTCGGCGTGATCTTGCCGACCAGGATGTCGCCCGCGTGGACCTCGGCCCCGATATAGACGATGCCGGCCTCGTCGAGGTTCTTGAGCGCCTCCTCGGAGACGTTCGGGATGTCGCGGGTGATCTCCTCCGGCCCGAGCTTGGTGTCGCGGGCCATCACCTCGAACTCCTCGATGTGGATCGAGGTGAACACGTCATCCTTCACGATCCGCTCGGAGAGCAGGATCGAGTCCTCGAAGTTGTAGCCGTTCCAGGGCATGAACGCGACGAGCACGTTGCGGCCGAGGGCGAGCTCGCCGAACTCCGTCGAGGGGCCGTCCGCGATGATGTCGCCCTTCTTGACGACCTCACCGACCCGGACCAGCGGCTTCTGCGTGATGCAGGTCGACTGGTTCGAGCGCTGGAACTTCTGCAGCCGGTAGATGTCGACGCCGGGCTTGGTCGGGTCGGTCTCCTCGGTGGCGCGGATGACGATGCGGGTGGCGTCGACCTGGTCGATCACCCCGGCGCGGCGGGCCGCGATCGCCGCCCCCGAATCGCGGGCGACCACCGCCTCCATGCCGGTGCCCACGAAGGGCGCGTCGGCCCGCACCAGCGGCACCGCCTGGCGCTGCATGTTCGAGCCCATCAGGGCCCGGTTGGCGTCGTCGTTCTCCAGGAACGGGATCAGCGCCGCGGCGACCGACACCAGCTGCTTGGGCGACACGTCCATCAGGTCGACGCGGTCGGGGGCGACCACGATCACCTCGCCCGCGCGGCGGCAGACCACGAGGTCCTCGGTCAGGCGGCGCTCGGCATCCATCGCGGCGCTCGCCTGCGCCACGTAGTACTTCGCCTCCTCCATGGCCGAGAGGTAGACCACCTCGTCGGTCACGACGCCGCCGCGCACCCGGCGGAACGGGGTCTCGATGAAGCCGTACTTGTTCACCCGCGCGAAGGTGGCGAGCGAGTTGATGAGGCCGATATTGGGCCCCTCCGGCGTCTCGATCGGGCAGATGCGGCCGTAATGGGTCGGGTGCACGTCGCGCACCTCGAAGCCCGCGCGCTCGCGGGTGAGACCGCCCGGCCCGAGCGCCGACAGGCGGCGCTTGTGCGTCACCTCGGAGAGCGGGTTGGTCTGGTCCATGAACTGCGAGAGCTGCGACGAGCCGAAGAACTCGCGCACCGCCGCCGCCGCCGGCTTGGCGTTGATCAGGTCCTGCGGCATCACGGTGTCGATGTCCACGGAGGACATCCGCTCCTTGATGGCGCGCTCCATGCGCAGGAGCCCCAGCCGGTACTGGTTCTCCATGAGCTCGCCGACCGAGCGGACGCGGCGGTTGCCGAGGTGGTCGATGTCGTCGATCTCACCCTTGCCGTCGCGCAGGTCCACCAGCGCCTTGACCACCGCCAGCATGTCCTCGCGCCGCAGCGTCCGCATCGTGTCGGGCGCGTCGAGGTCGAGGCGCATGTTCATCTTCACGCGGCCGACCGCCGAGAGGTCGTAGCGCTCGGCGTCGAAGAACAGCGAGTGGAACATCGCCTCGGCGGTGTCGAGGGTCGGCGGCTCGCCCGGACGCATCACCCGGTAGATGTCGAACAGCGCGCCCTCGCGGGCCGAGTTCTTGTCGACCGCGAGCGTGTTGCGGATGTAGGGACCGACGTTGACGTGGTCGATGTCGAGCACCGGGATCTCCTCGATCCCGACGTCGGAGAGCCCCTTCAGCAGCTTCTCGCTGATCTCGTCGCCCGCCTCCGCGTAGATCTCGCCGGTCTTGTAGTTGACCATGTCCTCGGCGATGTACTGGCCGACCAGATCCTCGTCGGTGGCGCGCAGCGCCTTGGTGCCCTTCTCGGCGATCTGGCGGGCGGCGCGCGCGGTCAGCTTCTTGCCGGCCTCCAGCACGACCTCGCCCGAATCGGCGTCGATGAGGTCGGTCGTGGCCTTGAAGCCCTTCAGGCGCTCGGCGTCGTAGGGCACGCGCCAGTCGCGCCCGTCCCGCGCATAGGTGATGCGGTTGTAGAAGGTCGACAGGATCTCCTCGCCGTCGAGGCCCAGCGCGAACAGCAGCGAGGTGACCGGGATCTTCCGCTTGCGGTCGATGCGCGCGTAGACGATGTCCTTGGCGTCGAACTCGACGTCGAGCCAGGACCCGCGATACGGGATGATGCGCGCGGCGAACAGCAGCTTGCCCGAGGAATGGGTCTTGCCCTTGTCGTGGTCGAAGAAGACGCCCGGCGAGCGGTGCATCTGCGAGACGATCACGCGCTCGGTGCCGTTGACGATGAAGGTGCCGTTCTCCGTCATCAGGGGCATATCGCCCATGTAGACGTCCTGCTCCTTGATGTCCTTGACCGACTTGGCCCCGGTATCCGGATCGACGTCGAACACGATCAGGCGCAGCGTGACCTTCAGCGGCGCCGCGAAGGTGATGCCCCGCTGGCGGCACTCGTCGACGTCGTACTTCGGCGCCTCGAAGGTGTACTTGACGAACTCGAGCAGGGCGGTCGAGGAGAAGTCGGAGATCGGGAAGACCGACTTGAAGACGGACTGCAATCCTTCATCGGGACGGCCGCCCTCGGGCTCGTCGACCATCAGGAACTGGTCGTAGGACGCCTTCTGGACCTCGATGAGGTTCGGCATCTCGGCGACTTCCCGAATCTTGCCGAAGAACTTGCGAATGCGCTTGCGACCGACCAGCGTGTTGGCCATAGGTGACCTCGCTCCTCATCCACCGCGTCACGGGGCCGGAGGGACGCGGGGGGCCCCCTGCCGGGGCACCCCTGCCGCATCGACCTTCCCGGCCGGACCGCTTGCGGCGATCCTCACCCGAACGGAAACATATGGGGATCCATGCCCAGGATCCCGAGGGGGCGTCGAAGCAGCGCGCTCTTCGCCGGAAAACGCTCTAGCCCGCGGGCGCGAACCCGCGGGCTGGAGGGGCCGCGGCGCGCCGGCCTGAGCCGGCGGCCGCGACGCGGAGGTCCGGGCCCGTGCGGACCCGCATCGCCTTACTTGAGCTCGACCTTGGCGCCGGCCTTCTCGAGCTGGGCCTTGAGCTTGGCGGCGTCGTCCTTGGACACGCCCTCCTTGACCGGCTTCGGAGCGCCCTCGACCAGGTCCTTGGCCTCCTTGAGGCCGAGGCCGGTGATCGCGCGGACCTCCTTGATGACCTCGATCTTCTTGTCGCCGGCCGCGGCCAGGACGACGGTGAACTCGGTCTGCTCCTCGGCGGCCGGGGCGGCGGCGCCGCCGGCGGCCGGGCCGGCGGCCACGGCGACGGCCGCGGCGGCCGAGACGCCCCACTTCTCCTCGAGCATCTTCGCGAGCTCGGCGGCCTCGAGGACGGTCAGGGACGACAGGTCGTCGACGAGCTTGGCAAGATCAGCCATTTTCAGTTCCTGCGTGTTGTCGGTTTGAACGGTTGCGATGCGAGCGAAGCGCCGTCAGGCGGCCTCGTCCTTGTTCGCCGTGTCGGCATAGGCCCCGAACACGCGGGCGAGCTTCGCCGCCGGCGCGTTGACGACCTGGGCGATCTTGGTCGCGGGCGCCTGCACGAGGCCCACGATCTTGGCGCGCAGTTCGTCGAGGGACGGCAGCGTGGCCAGGGCCTTCACGCCGTCCGGGTTCAGGGCCGTCGCGCCCATGGCGCCGCCGAGGATCACGAGCTTGTCGTTACCCTTGGCGAAGTCCACCGCCACCTTGGCGGCCGCGACCGGATCGCTCGAATAGGCGAGCAGGGTCGGGCCCTTCAGGAGGGGCTTGATGGAGGCGACGTTCGTGCCGTCGAGAGCGATGTTGGCGAGGCGGTTCTTCGCGACCTTCACGGTGGCGCCGGCCTGCTTCATCTGCCTGCGCAGCTTCTGCATGTCGGCGACCGTGAGGCCCTTGTAGTGGGCCACGACGACCAGCGAGGTGGTGGAGAACACCTCGTTGAGCGACGCGACGAGATCAGCTTTTGCTGCTCTGTCCACCGGGCTCTCTCCGGTTGGCGGGACCGGGATGGTCCCACCGGTTGCACTTGCCGCCCGTGCTGAGCCGGGGCCTCGGAAGACCGCGGCGGCGCGAGCGACGCTTCACGGCCCTGTCCCCAACCGGCGGCCTTGCGGTCGCTGACGTTGGGTGAGATGGTTCAAACCGACGCCCTGCCCGCCCGCGAGGGCGGCGGGGGCGGAAAACTCGGTCTTCCCCGTCTGTGCAGGCTGGGGAATTAAGCCGGCGAGCCGGCGCCTGCAGTCTCGGACAGGACATGGCCGGACGGGGCGCGAGGGGAAACCCCTTGTGCCCGCCGGCCATTCGTCACCCGGTTGCCCGGGGACATCTCGTCAGGCCACGACCGATCGGTCGAGTCCTCTCAATGGTGTGAAAACGTGGAGCGCGGTCTATAGCGGCGTGCAAGCGCCCTGCCAAGTGGGGAGCGAGGTGGGGAACGAGGGATATTCGGTCGCAGGGCGTTGCCGCGCCCCTCCCCGGCAGCCGGCGCGGCGGCCGGCGCGCCCGGCGGCCGCCGCGGGCCGTCAGGCGGCCCGGACGGTCTCGAGGAAGCGCCGCACCTCGGCGGCGAGGTGGTCCGATTCCTCCGACAGGGCCGACGCCGCCGCCAGCACGTGGTTGGCTGCCGCCCCGGTCTCCTCCGCCGCCCCCGCCACGCTGGCGATGTTCCCCGTGACCTCGCCGGTCCCGGTCGCCGCCTGCGTGATGTTGCGGACGATCTCCTGGGTCGCCGCGCCCTGCTCCTCCACCGCCGCCGCGATGCTCGTCGCCACGTCGCTGATCTCCCGGATCCGCGAGCCGATGCCCCCGATCGCCCCCACCGCCTGCCGCGTCGAGGCCTGGATCCGGCCCACCTGCGCGGAGATCTCCTCCGTCGCCTTGGCGGTCTGGTTGGCGAGCTCCTTGACCTCGGCGGCGACCACCGCGAATCCCCGGCCCGCCTCGCCGGCCCGGGCCGCCTCGATCGTGGCGTTGAGGGCCAGCAGGTTGGTCTGGCCCGCGATGGTCGTGATCAGCGAGACCGCCTCGCCGATCTTGGCCGCCGCCCCGGCGAGGTCCTCCACCACGCCGGCCGTCGTCCCGGCCTCCGCCACCGCCGTTCGGGCGAGCTGGGTCGAGCCGGCGACCTGCCGGCCGATCTCCTGCACCGAGGCCCCGAGTTCCTCGGCGGCGGCCGCCACCGTCCCCACGTTCGAGGCGGCCTGCTCGGCGGCGGCGGCCACCGAGGCGGATTGCACCGCGGTCTGCGAGGCGGTGGCGGTCATGGTCCGGGCGGTCGCCTGCAGCTCGGAGGCCGAGCGCGACACGGCGCGCACGATGCCGCTCACGGCGCGCTCGAAACCCTCCGCCATCTCGTGGGTGGCGGCGCGGCGCTGCGCCTCGGCCCCGGCCCGCGCCAGGGCGGCCTCCTCCTCCAGGACGCGGCTGCGCAGCAGGTTGTCCTTGAACACCTGCACGGCGGCCGCGAGGGCGCCGATCTCGTCGCGGCGGCCGCCGCCCGGCACCGCCACCGCCGTGTCGCCCTGCGCGAGGCGCTCGGCCGCGACGGTCATGGCCGAGAGGGGGCGGATGATGCCGCGGGCGATGAAGGCGATGCCGCACACCGCCAGGAGGACGCTGAGGACGAGCAGCCCGGCAAAGACGGCGAGGTTCTGGGTGGCGCTCCGCGCCGCCCGCGCGGCCGCCTCGTCGAGTTCCACCACGAAGGCGGTCGGCACGGCCCCGATGGTGTTGAGGGCGGGCGTCGAGCCCTTGCGCCACTCCGCCACGCTCGGGCGCGGCAGGTCGGGCGAGGCCAGCACCTCCTGGATCCTGCGCAGCGTGTCCTGGTAGGCTCCCTTGTAGTAGCCCGCGTCGGCGTCGGCGATCGCCGCGCGGAGCGCCGGCGCCATCCCGGTCCGGGTGCCGATCTCGCGGGCGGCCGCGAAGGCGAAATCCGAGACGCGGAACAGGGCGTTGATGCTCTGCTGCTCGGTGGGCGTCATCGGGCGCTTCTGCGTGAGCAGTTCGTTGATCTGGACGTTCGCGCTGCCGGAGAGGCTGCGCGCCGCCCAGGACATCGTGCGGCCCAGGATGAGGTCGGAGAGGGTGGGATCCTCGGCGCGGATCTCCGCCTCGACCGCCACCAGCAGCGCCTCGCCCGCCGCGACGAAGCGGTCGCGGCCGGCCATCACCCGCCCGATGACCTCCCTGTCGCGCTCCGCCAGGGGTCTGGCCAGCGCCGCGTCGCTCTCCTGGCGCAGGCGCCGCCACTCCGCCATGACCGCGCGCACCGCCTCCGCGGCGGCGCGGATCGCGGGATGCTCCACCTCTTCGAGCCGGGCCAGGGCCGGCGGCAGGGCGGCCTCCAGCGCCGCCCTCCGCTCCGCGGCCTCGCTGCGCAGGCTCGCCGCCTGGTCCACCTCGATGCGCAGGGCGGCGCTGAGGGCCCCGCCCTCGAACCGCATCGCGCTCAAGGTGTCCAGGAGGGCGCGATCGACGCTGGCGAGACGCGACACCTCCTCGGCCAAGCTCCAGCGCCGCCAAGATTCGTGCAGGCTGCGGCCGCAGAGCGCGATCACGATGATCACGAAGAGGGCGAGAATGGCATTCAGCCGATGCTTGATCTGCATGATCGACTCTGTCTCGAGGGCAGGGCGCCGCGAGCAGCACTTTCGATGCCCGTGCGTGGGCAAATTCTGCTCCCGGGAAACCTGTTCTGAAACAGTTGACGCAAGGTTAAAGAAGTCTCCGGGCGAATTCGGAATCGATCCCGGGCCGCGGCCGCGCCGAATTTTCCGAGACTCGGGGATCCGCAACCGGCGCTGACGCTGGCGAAGGGCGGGAGCGGAGTGCGGCGGCGCGGCGCGAAGACTGGCGCGACGCGCCGCGGGTGCGGCGACGTCGTGCGATCAACGCGAGCGCGCGGCCCGACGCAGCG
This window harbors:
- the rplJ gene encoding 50S ribosomal protein L10 → MDRAAKADLVASLNEVFSTTSLVVVAHYKGLTVADMQKLRRQMKQAGATVKVAKNRLANIALDGTNVASIKPLLKGPTLLAYSSDPVAAAKVAVDFAKGNDKLVILGGAMGATALNPDGVKALATLPSLDELRAKIVGLVQAPATKIAQVVNAPAAKLARVFGAYADTANKDEAA
- the rpoB gene encoding DNA-directed RNA polymerase subunit beta, producing MANTLVGRKRIRKFFGKIREVAEMPNLIEVQKASYDQFLMVDEPEGGRPDEGLQSVFKSVFPISDFSSTALLEFVKYTFEAPKYDVDECRQRGITFAAPLKVTLRLIVFDVDPDTGAKSVKDIKEQDVYMGDMPLMTENGTFIVNGTERVIVSQMHRSPGVFFDHDKGKTHSSGKLLFAARIIPYRGSWLDVEFDAKDIVYARIDRKRKIPVTSLLFALGLDGEEILSTFYNRITYARDGRDWRVPYDAERLKGFKATTDLIDADSGEVVLEAGKKLTARAARQIAEKGTKALRATDEDLVGQYIAEDMVNYKTGEIYAEAGDEISEKLLKGLSDVGIEEIPVLDIDHVNVGPYIRNTLAVDKNSAREGALFDIYRVMRPGEPPTLDTAEAMFHSLFFDAERYDLSAVGRVKMNMRLDLDAPDTMRTLRREDMLAVVKALVDLRDGKGEIDDIDHLGNRRVRSVGELMENQYRLGLLRMERAIKERMSSVDIDTVMPQDLINAKPAAAAVREFFGSSQLSQFMDQTNPLSEVTHKRRLSALGPGGLTRERAGFEVRDVHPTHYGRICPIETPEGPNIGLINSLATFARVNKYGFIETPFRRVRGGVVTDEVVYLSAMEEAKYYVAQASAAMDAERRLTEDLVVCRRAGEVIVVAPDRVDLMDVSPKQLVSVAAALIPFLENDDANRALMGSNMQRQAVPLVRADAPFVGTGMEAVVARDSGAAIAARRAGVIDQVDATRIVIRATEETDPTKPGVDIYRLQKFQRSNQSTCITQKPLVRVGEVVKKGDIIADGPSTEFGELALGRNVLVAFMPWNGYNFEDSILLSERIVKDDVFTSIHIEEFEVMARDTKLGPEEITRDIPNVSEEALKNLDEAGIVYIGAEVHAGDILVGKITPKGESPMTPEEKLLRAIFGEKASDVRDTSLRVPPGVTGTIVEVRVFNRHGVDKDERAQAIEREEIERLAKDRDDEQAILDRNTYARLADVLVGQSPVAGPKGFKKDTLLTREVLADYPRSQWWQFAVVDDRMMTEIEAMQKQYDESKKRLEQRFLDKVEKLQRGDELPPGVMKMVKVFVAVKRKIQPGDKMAGRHGNKGVVSRIVPIEDMPFLEDGTHADIVLNPLGVPSRMNVGQILETHLGWAAAGLGRQVAQAVDAYLRNQDAQPLREQMSRIYSPSELEGLSDRELAEVGNNLRRGVPMATPVFNGAKEADIEAMLEMAGLDRSGQSTLYDGRTGEPFDRKVTVGYIYMLKLHHLVDDKIHARSIGPYSLVTQQPLGGKAQFGGQRFGEMEVWALEAYGAAYTLQEMLTVKSDDVAGRTKVYEAIVRGDDTFEAGIPESFNVLVKEMRSLGLNVELISSKRAANDQLEAPPEAAE
- a CDS encoding methyl-accepting chemotaxis protein; translated protein: MQIKHRLNAILALFVIIVIALCGRSLHESWRRWSLAEEVSRLASVDRALLDTLSAMRFEGGALSAALRIEVDQAASLRSEAAERRAALEAALPPALARLEEVEHPAIRAAAEAVRAVMAEWRRLRQESDAALARPLAERDREVIGRVMAGRDRFVAAGEALLVAVEAEIRAEDPTLSDLILGRTMSWAARSLSGSANVQINELLTQKRPMTPTEQQSINALFRVSDFAFAAAREIGTRTGMAPALRAAIADADAGYYKGAYQDTLRRIQEVLASPDLPRPSVAEWRKGSTPALNTIGAVPTAFVVELDEAAARAARSATQNLAVFAGLLVLSVLLAVCGIAFIARGIIRPLSAMTVAAERLAQGDTAVAVPGGGRRDEIGALAAAVQVFKDNLLRSRVLEEEAALARAGAEAQRRAATHEMAEGFERAVSGIVRAVSRSASELQATARTMTATASQTAVQSASVAAAAEQAASNVGTVAAAAEELGASVQEIGRQVAGSTQLARTAVAEAGTTAGVVEDLAGAAAKIGEAVSLITTIAGQTNLLALNATIEAARAGEAGRGFAVVAAEVKELANQTAKATEEISAQVGRIQASTRQAVGAIGGIGSRIREISDVATSIAAAVEEQGAATQEIVRNITQAATGTGEVTGNIASVAGAAEETGAAANHVLAAASALSEESDHLAAEVRRFLETVRAA
- the rplL gene encoding 50S ribosomal protein L7/L12 → MADLAKLVDDLSSLTVLEAAELAKMLEEKWGVSAAAAVAVAAGPAAGGAAAPAAEEQTEFTVVLAAAGDKKIEVIKEVRAITGLGLKEAKDLVEGAPKPVKEGVSKDDAAKLKAQLEKAGAKVELK